Within the Bacillus pumilus genome, the region TGTGATCTATGTAATCGCAAGGTTGATCAGCAGAGATGTTTTGTTAAAATGGCTTGCACATCATTCAAATCCGTCTCTTTCGAAAAATCGAGTTCAAATACTTTTGAGCTTGTGACAAGCAACATACCTGTGTCCTGATCAAACACGCCAGCTTCTTGAATGGCAAAACTTTCAATTGATCGATACGGCAAGGAGACCCTGACTTTCTTTTTAGAAAATACGCGGTTATCGCCAAAGATCAGTCGTTTATTGGTGAAACAAATTTGGTCGTGACGCAGTCTGTAAACAGCTTCAATTCTTTCCCCTTCAATTAGTAAGGATTCGAATTTCTTATCATTTTGTTTACTGACAGAAAAAATACCCACGTAAACCCCCTCTTCCTCCATCAAATTCCTTTATGAAAAAACGGCCACACGCTCTGTGGATACGTTTTGTTCTCACTTATAGAATACGCTATAAATGGTCGTTATTCCATTACGAATAGATTAAATTTCATTTAACTTTTTCTTTTTGATTCGATGCTCTTTCCTCTACTTATTTAGACAGGTAAAGCAGGAAAAAAGTTTCAGTTCTTTTTGAGAAAATGGGTAAATTGTGACCAATAAAAAAAACAGTGATTTTTTCAAATCACTGTTTAAAAATGACTATTCGTCTTTTGGTGTTTCAATAGTTCCCTCTGCATACACATCGGAAATCTGCTCAAGTGTAATCGCCATATCAGCATCTTCGTTATCATGCCAAGCATTTTGTTGATTCTGCTCATCTGTTTGCTTCTTTTTCATCATCATCACCCTTTACTGTTTTTCTTAGTATGAGTGATGATCACCAAAATCATTCAGCAGAAATGTCTTCGAAATACTCTTTATAATACCCGCCGACTTTACCTGTATTATCAACGACAAACAGGAATTCTTCTGTTTCATTTTTCACTTCATATGTGCTGCCAACGGTTAGTGCACGGTCGACCATATATTTTTTCGCATTCGTATGTATACATTTTACTTGTTTTAACGTTTGAGCCGTTTGCCAGTTTTGATGGATCATGATTTAAAAACTCCTTTTTTCATCTATACATTTATTGTAGCCAATTTTTCATGAAATGCAATGAGTGTTATGGATTGCTTTCAAAGATGTCGTGTAATATGATGAATGTATACGTTTACATTCATGTGCGTATACTAGATCATTTGCTTCAAGTCCGCTTTTCCACCTAGAACTCGCAGAACAATCCATTTCTTTAAGGAGGTTTGTTTATTTATGAGCTCTACAACACTTCAAATTAGTTCAAAACTCGAATCTTTTCTC harbors:
- a CDS encoding PH domain-containing protein — protein: MGIFSVSKQNDKKFESLLIEGERIEAVYRLRHDQICFTNKRLIFGDNRVFSKKKVRVSLPYRSIESFAIQEAGVFDQDTGMLLVTSSKVFELDFSKETDLNDVQAILTKHLC
- a CDS encoding DUF4025 domain-containing protein — protein: MKKKQTDEQNQQNAWHDNEDADMAITLEQISDVYAEGTIETPKDE
- a CDS encoding DUF6501 family protein; translated protein: MIHQNWQTAQTLKQVKCIHTNAKKYMVDRALTVGSTYEVKNETEEFLFVVDNTGKVGGYYKEYFEDISAE